A segment of the Mercurialis annua linkage group LG4, ddMerAnnu1.2, whole genome shotgun sequence genome:
AGTTCTCCATGTCAGATTTCTTCTCCACCAGCTCCTCATTTTATTGCTTAAATTCAAATTGCAAGAACTCATTCATGTTGTCATATAAAATAGAAGCATTTTGAAAGTCTCAAATTCAAATCTCCACACAATCACATGGGGAGGTCTTGAGTTGGAGTgtgaaaatgaattattttctATTGCCTCGCCTACTTCACAACCTCAGATGAATAAAAAACAGATGTTGTCAAAATCAGCTAATATAAGTTGTTGGACAATAATACACAATTGCTTTTGTTGACTTGTCTTTTATAAATACCAAACACATTTATCattacaattaatattttaatcttgTTTTATGAGAAATACTTGTATGAACCTAATTCGCCACGTAGGATCATGACGAACTAGGTTCACACAAGAATTTCTCTTCTTTTACATAGCGACCTGTCACTAAAGAATATCCCTATAAAGGGAGaagtgcaaaaatgaccctaacgtTAGTACCGCATTTCAACTATGATCTTAATGATTTTTCAGGAGCAAAAATGGTCACATACTAAAGTTGAAAGCAAAAATGTGTTAACATAGATCAAAATTTTCCTACAggtatgaaaaataaaataaaaggtgaAAGCTGAAGTATTTAATGAGAAAGAAGTAAGTCAACTAAATAGCTCCATACCATATGACTACTATAAGCTTTTAAATAATATCTAATGCCCACCACCTTTTTCAGACATTTTATCAAACAGTTTATGCGTGTGATGTAAAAACAGCACCAATTAATCCCAAAGTAGCAATCTTTATCAAAATGTTAATCCAAAATACTTGAGCCAAATCATAATAGCATATTGAAGTAAGTAGGAactgaaaatttgaaaaataaaattctgtATATGATAcatttggttcatggaatgaaatagaataactattctataagGAATGGAATAgtcattttttagtttttgagaggagtacTTATTCTACAAAATCCTGAAATAGCAATTCCGTGgaatacctattccatgaaccaaagtaaagaattttcattctatacggaatagctattccattccgcacctatttcAATAACCAAACGTGGCCTAAATAGTAGATGGGATCATTTTAAAAAAGGATGAAAAGGTGGCAAATTTGTGAGGTTTGGGTAGAACCAGATGAGAACACTAAAATTACTCTGAACTAATGAAATAACCATTTTAAAGCTGAGTAAACAaagatgtgatttttttttgagcTTTTATTGCTAATCATTGTTAGTTGATTGTAGTAATAACTTTATGAATTGCTGTTACTGctttgaaaatcaaacatatTTCTTTATGACTGTACGTAGTAATAACTTTATGAATTGTTACTCAAGGCTCAACACAACTACAGCTATAAATATACAATTCTATCTATTTAATTTCCTtcaattcaaataaattctattaaaaattctaaacataATTATTTGAACCAAATTAACAACATAAAATGCAATGAACTAAacaaaaacgtttataaaaaatacaaactgaACAACTAAAACTATTGCAAAAAGGTTATTTAATTATCACTGTACGCTTTTATCTGATCTATTTCAGCAACatgtaataaaatttatgttgattatgattatgattatgGCATGCAGGACATCTTCCAGCTTCAGCAGTCGGTGGAATTACTACTTACAGTCATAGGTTTGGGAACACTAACGCAAGCTTTGAAAAAAAGGATGTTGAAGTGCCTCAGCAGCACTAGGCCTTTTGCTCGGATCCCACGAGCACAGCGACCTAATCAAACTGACCGCTTCTTTACTTGCTGTTCCCAACAGTAACGAGAAGTTCATACTGCCACATTTAGGGAACTCATATCCTAGTTTTCTTGCAAGATCCATTCCTTCAGACCAACATTCTACCGTTGGAGGTCCAATTATCTTGCAAATCTTGAGCATCTGATCAGCGTCGCTTGTTCCAGGAAATAAAGGCCTGAAAATGTACAATTCTGCCATTATTGCACCCATTGACCACATATCAACCTTTGAGCTATACGTATTCGACTGCAGCAACACCTCCGGTGCCCTAAACCACCGAGACATGACATACACCGTATACGGAGGTTGCCCATTGGTTTCTCTGGCGAATCCGAAATCTGCAATCTTGATTTTATCTCCTTTAACCAGTAAATTCTCAGGTTTCAAATCGCGATGAAAATAACCTTGCTCGTGCATGTAAGCAAGACCCTGGAAAACCTGAAAACACCAATGTCTGATTTCTGATTCCGAAAAGACTTGATTTAATGATCGTCTTTGTTTCATAAGTTGAAGTAGATCGCAGTCCATAAACccgaaaataaaaaagagttgTTGGTTCTGCAATACGATTTCCTTGAGCCGAATAATATTGGGATGATTTTTCAGTTTCAACAAGGCTTTAACTTCTCTTAAACTGAGACATTCTTCCCATGAATCATAACATCTTCTCATCATCTTAACAGCCACAGTTTCACCGGATGGTTTGTGGACAGCACGAAAAACTGTACCGTAACTACCACTGCCCATCTCATGAATGCACTGATACTTCTCCATTTTGTTTCTTGCGATAGAAGGAACAAAGAAACCCTAAGTTGAGTAATCTGAAAACCTAAAACCAGAGAGCGAGCCAATGACTATAAAAAAATGCGAGATATGATTAATGAATTGGGTATTAAATAGCAATTAGTAAGCACTTGGTTTCCTATGGACTTCAGTAATCCTTTTACTGTACAGTAAAGGATTAACTAACAAAAGAAATCCCAAAATAGCGGAGTTAGATAGTTTAATATAAAAGTGTAACTCTAATTtgaggagaaattcttaggtgaacCTAGTTcaccacgtaggattatgaaccatTCATTTATTGTGTGACACATGTCCACAATAAACCTTtccgacttgttgcaattttatccaaatcttttaatttttgcaatacataatatccaaattacattattttgttgcaataatatccaaattgtactttttatgtgatttttttttgagttttttgccattttttgggacttttactatattattatacatcaaaaaaaaaatagcctaatattttactttaaaacaacaagtttaaccatcaatttgactattattgctaaaaaaatgcaatttggatattattgcaacaaaaaaatgcaatttggatattattacaaaaattaaaaggtttggatataattgcaacaagtcgtaaaggtttgggttttttttaccattaggcctagAATTAAAATAGGAAAGTAGCACATTTTAAGAAgccctaatgtcttaaaaaaaatctaacgttgaaaatcagtcaattttatcttattttgcatttttttcatttcaattataccctaaagcacaaaattgaccttttttatttggcaaaagttcaaaaaaaaatttctaaattgatcctttttacattaaattaactttttatattaaattgaccatttttgaagaacttttttgaatttttgtcaaataaataaaggtcaattttatgctttaaggtacaattgaaatgaaaacaaaatgcaaaatagagtaaaattgataaatttccaacgtcagggtaggattgaaaaggaaatgaaaggtcgaggttttttttaagacattaagctttttaaaaaaacttaccTTCAGaactta
Coding sequences within it:
- the LOC126677272 gene encoding cyclin-dependent kinase F-4-like, whose product is MEKYQCIHEMGSGSYGTVFRAVHKPSGETVAVKMMRRCYDSWEECLSLREVKALLKLKNHPNIIRLKEIVLQNQQLFFIFGFMDCDLLQLMKQRRSLNQVFSESEIRHWCFQVFQGLAYMHEQGYFHRDLKPENLLVKGDKIKIADFGFARETNGQPPYTVYVMSRWFRAPEVLLQSNTYSSKVDMWSMGAIMAELYIFRPLFPGTSDADQMLKICKIIGPPTVECWSEGMDLARKLGYEFPKCGSMNFSLLLGTASKEAVSLIRSLCSWDPSKRPSAAEALQHPFFQSLR